A window from Vulcanimicrobium alpinum encodes these proteins:
- the gatB gene encoding Asp-tRNA(Asn)/Glu-tRNA(Gln) amidotransferase subunit GatB, protein MSNTMSARSNGGPRPEGMGGAEPGAERSSNWEAVIGIECHVELKTASKMFCGCPNAFGGEPNTRVCPVCLALPGALPVPNAQAIEHLIRAGLAFGASIPAHSKFDRKNYFYPDMPKNYQISQYDMPITQGGIVHYWLEDGTRGECRLTRIHLEEDTGKSTHASADGRLAGATSSLVDFNRAGVPLMECVGEPDIRSADEAVAFLETLARTFRELGVSDVKMEEGSLRCDANVSVRLRGASEYGTKAEIKNMNSFRSVRRAIASEIERQIAVLEGGGRVIQETRGWDEAAGTTHSQRSKEQAHDYRYFPDPDLVPMDITIDDVERLRATLGETPYVRYAKYVDEWKIDSKRATQLADDRALAAFFERAVAASGNPLGTLAFVLGDLSRLANESGTHVADGKATPDALAELVALVQSGAINSKAAKSVLDTLWNDGGSAKAIVEREGLAQVSDRGAVAAIVDEVLAANAKSVADYRGGKTNVLGFLTGAVMKASRGKANPSLVGELLKEKLDA, encoded by the coding sequence ATGAGCAACACGATGAGCGCGCGCTCGAACGGGGGGCCCCGTCCCGAAGGGATGGGGGGCGCGGAGCCGGGTGCGGAACGCAGTTCAAACTGGGAAGCGGTCATCGGGATCGAGTGTCACGTCGAACTGAAGACGGCGAGCAAGATGTTCTGCGGCTGTCCCAACGCGTTCGGCGGCGAGCCCAATACGCGCGTCTGCCCGGTGTGCCTTGCGCTGCCGGGAGCGCTGCCGGTCCCCAACGCGCAGGCGATCGAACACCTGATTCGCGCGGGCCTCGCGTTCGGGGCGTCGATCCCCGCGCACTCCAAGTTCGACCGGAAGAACTACTTCTATCCGGACATGCCCAAGAACTATCAGATCTCGCAGTACGACATGCCGATCACGCAGGGCGGGATCGTGCACTACTGGCTCGAGGACGGGACGCGCGGCGAGTGCCGGCTCACCCGCATCCACTTGGAAGAGGACACCGGCAAATCGACGCACGCGAGCGCCGACGGCCGGCTCGCCGGCGCGACCTCGTCGCTGGTCGACTTCAACCGCGCCGGGGTTCCGCTCATGGAGTGCGTCGGCGAGCCCGATATCCGCTCCGCCGACGAAGCGGTCGCGTTTCTCGAGACGCTGGCGCGGACGTTCCGCGAACTCGGCGTGAGCGACGTGAAGATGGAGGAAGGCTCGCTGCGCTGCGACGCCAACGTCTCGGTGCGTTTGCGCGGCGCGAGCGAGTACGGCACCAAAGCCGAGATCAAGAACATGAACTCGTTCCGCAGCGTGCGTCGCGCCATCGCCAGCGAGATCGAACGGCAGATCGCGGTGCTCGAGGGCGGCGGCCGCGTGATCCAGGAGACGCGCGGCTGGGACGAAGCGGCCGGCACGACGCACAGCCAGCGCTCGAAAGAGCAGGCGCACGACTACCGCTATTTCCCGGACCCCGACCTCGTCCCGATGGACATCACGATCGACGACGTCGAGCGCTTGCGCGCGACCCTCGGTGAGACGCCGTACGTACGCTATGCGAAGTACGTCGATGAGTGGAAGATCGACTCGAAGCGCGCCACCCAGCTCGCCGACGATCGCGCGCTGGCGGCGTTCTTCGAGCGCGCCGTCGCGGCGTCGGGGAATCCCCTCGGGACGCTCGCGTTCGTTCTCGGCGATCTTTCGCGGCTCGCAAACGAGAGCGGCACGCACGTCGCCGACGGCAAGGCGACGCCCGACGCGCTCGCGGAGCTGGTCGCGCTGGTGCAGTCCGGCGCGATCAACTCAAAGGCGGCGAAGTCGGTGCTCGACACGCTGTGGAACGACGGCGGGTCGGCGAAGGCGATCGTCGAGCGCGAGGGGCTCGCGCAGGTCAGCGACCGCGGCGCGGTCGCCGCGATCGTCGACGAAGTGCTCGCCGCAAACGCGAAGTCGGTCGCCGATTATCGGGGCGGGAAAACCAACGTGCTCGGCTTCCTGACGGGCGCGGTGATGAAGGCGTCGCGTGGAAAAGCGAACCCCTCGCTGGTCGGCGAACTGCTGAAAGAGAAGCTCGACGCGTAA
- a CDS encoding endonuclease MutS2 — MNRLIDERGLEVLDFGRIRERYAGQTHAPRSHARALACVPTADFTQTRTLVGETAEMRLLARERGFGMTRIDDVDEAVATAARGVALAARELRAIADALAAAAAAVRGIREADSEVPRLRHRCAPFRALPQVVDRITDAIDERGSVLDRASPALARIRRGIAQAQDDARDRAAAIVRSARYARAIQDAIVTVRDGRYVVPVKAEFQGEIQGIVHDTSSSGQTLFIEPLETLETNNRMRALQVQEQAEIARILAELSSLVGREAAQIAIDVDVYVDLDLAAARARVADQMDAVAPELVDEPVVQIVDGCHLLLGERAVPQSVDLGEETRMLIVSGPNMGGKTVALKLVGLAVTMTACGMHVPAAAARVGRFIRVCTDIGDEQSIAQNASTFSAHLRRLAEIVDAADDRTLILIDEIGSGTEPNAGAALAVAVLERFLERGARVMATTHATELKLFGAGHPHVANASVRFDPETYEPTYQLDVGSPGQSLAFALARRMRLDRQVVARAEALLGSQERDYERALAEVTEERIRATREREELARERAHLRSLEDNARRRGETLDRERRELAKNADARLAEALRQFTAELEKRAAERGERAGRAPKVTQGQADLLARTLDQMHRDLGLPRHPERVDGHGHAELVEAQRPLTPGDRVHVTSWDQDGTVIEDLGESVLVQVGAMRLTVPKGDLRRKGVAAGREGAALRQAQRDGGRQAQRDTSRDGGGEAALEVVSSAQTEIDVRGKRFVEAEPLVERWIDDAIMLGHSPLRLIHGKGTGLLGRGLQQYLKAHPFVQNVRYGNADEGGGGVTVFELRSPTS; from the coding sequence GTGAACCGGCTGATCGACGAGCGCGGGCTCGAGGTGCTGGACTTCGGGCGCATCCGCGAACGGTACGCCGGCCAGACGCACGCCCCGCGCTCGCACGCGCGGGCGCTCGCCTGCGTCCCGACCGCCGATTTCACGCAGACGCGGACGCTCGTCGGCGAGACCGCCGAGATGCGTCTGCTGGCGCGCGAACGCGGCTTCGGGATGACGCGCATCGACGACGTCGACGAGGCGGTCGCGACCGCCGCGCGCGGCGTCGCGCTCGCCGCGCGGGAACTGCGCGCGATCGCCGACGCCCTCGCGGCCGCCGCCGCGGCGGTGCGCGGGATCCGCGAAGCCGATTCCGAGGTCCCGCGGCTGCGGCACCGCTGCGCGCCGTTCCGGGCCTTGCCGCAGGTGGTCGACCGCATCACCGACGCGATCGACGAGCGCGGGAGCGTCCTCGACCGCGCCTCGCCCGCGCTGGCGCGGATCCGCCGCGGGATCGCGCAGGCGCAGGACGATGCGCGCGACCGCGCCGCCGCGATCGTTCGCTCCGCGCGCTATGCGCGCGCGATCCAGGATGCGATCGTCACCGTGCGGGACGGGCGCTACGTCGTGCCGGTGAAGGCGGAGTTCCAGGGCGAGATCCAAGGGATCGTGCACGACACGAGTTCGAGCGGGCAGACGCTGTTCATCGAGCCGCTCGAGACGCTCGAAACGAACAACCGCATGCGCGCGCTGCAGGTGCAGGAGCAGGCGGAGATCGCGCGGATCCTCGCCGAGCTCTCGAGCCTCGTCGGGCGCGAGGCGGCCCAGATCGCGATCGACGTCGACGTCTACGTCGACCTGGACCTCGCCGCCGCGCGCGCGCGCGTCGCCGATCAGATGGATGCGGTCGCGCCGGAGCTCGTCGACGAGCCGGTGGTGCAGATCGTCGACGGGTGCCATTTGCTGCTGGGCGAGCGCGCCGTTCCGCAGTCGGTCGATCTGGGCGAGGAGACCCGGATGCTGATCGTCTCCGGTCCGAATATGGGCGGGAAGACCGTCGCGCTCAAACTGGTCGGGCTCGCGGTGACGATGACCGCGTGCGGGATGCACGTGCCGGCCGCAGCGGCGCGGGTCGGGCGCTTCATCCGCGTGTGCACCGACATCGGCGACGAGCAGTCGATAGCGCAGAACGCGTCGACGTTCTCGGCGCATCTGCGGCGGCTGGCGGAGATCGTCGACGCCGCCGACGATCGTACGCTGATCCTCATCGACGAGATCGGAAGCGGGACCGAGCCCAACGCCGGCGCCGCGCTGGCCGTTGCGGTGCTGGAGCGGTTTCTCGAACGGGGAGCGCGCGTGATGGCGACGACGCACGCGACCGAGTTGAAACTCTTCGGCGCCGGCCATCCCCACGTCGCGAACGCCAGCGTGCGCTTCGACCCCGAAACCTACGAGCCGACGTACCAGCTCGACGTCGGGTCGCCGGGCCAGTCGCTCGCGTTCGCGCTCGCACGCCGGATGCGGCTCGATCGGCAGGTCGTCGCGCGCGCCGAGGCGCTACTCGGATCGCAGGAGCGCGATTACGAACGCGCGCTCGCCGAGGTGACCGAAGAGCGCATTCGCGCCACGCGTGAGCGCGAAGAGCTGGCCCGCGAGCGCGCGCACCTGCGCTCGCTCGAAGACAATGCGCGCCGCCGCGGCGAGACGCTCGACCGCGAACGCCGCGAACTCGCGAAGAACGCCGACGCGCGTCTTGCCGAGGCGCTGCGTCAGTTCACGGCCGAGCTGGAGAAGCGCGCGGCGGAACGCGGCGAACGCGCGGGGCGCGCGCCGAAGGTGACGCAAGGCCAAGCCGACCTCCTCGCCCGTACGCTCGACCAAATGCACCGTGACCTCGGCCTCCCCCGTCACCCCGAGCGCGTCGACGGGCACGGTCACGCTGAGCTTGTCGAAGCGCAGCGACCGCTCACCCCCGGAGACCGCGTCCACGTCACCTCATGGGACCAGGACGGCACCGTCATCGAAGATCTCGGCGAAAGCGTGCTGGTGCAAGTCGGCGCGATGCGTCTTACCGTGCCGAAAGGCGATCTGCGGCGCAAGGGGGTGGCTGCGGGGCGTGAAGGGGCTGCGCTTCGACAAGCTCAGCGTGACGGGGGGCGACAAGCTCAGCGTGACACGTCGCGGGACGGGGGCGGTGAGGCGGCGTTGGAAGTTGTGTCGAGCGCGCAGACCGAGATCGACGTGCGCGGAAAGCGTTTCGTCGAGGCGGAGCCGCTGGTCGAGCGCTGGATCGACGATGCGATCATGCTGGGGCATTCGCCGTTGCGCCTGATCCACGGCAAAGGGACGGGCCTGCTCGGACGCGGGCTCCAGCAATACCTCAAGGCGCATCCGTTCGTGCAGAACGTCCGCTACGGCAACGCCGACGAGGGAGGCGGCGGGGTGACCGTCTTTGAACTCCGGTCGCCGACCTCATGA